The following proteins are encoded in a genomic region of Nomascus leucogenys isolate Asia chromosome 17, Asia_NLE_v1, whole genome shotgun sequence:
- the LOC115830864 gene encoding basic proline-rich protein-like, whose amino-acid sequence MPTPSRPKEALQPPGGEGVTERGFPAPSPFRTPRGPREKPGLTVLSPKAGQEAHTRNINRVFKKGILKNNPSSVRSPAPPREVGETFLPPHPPRPPPQRPQPFPKSPKTHIKPDPYGPPTLPKTNPTRWQDGPCGRELSCPSQRPGFLVPRIACLKVWGGACGGRPAPTGEHPSHPIPGRRGRGSSHMRVNSRRSRPAPSVEFTLPLGTFVERREGRSSGHGRPRPGSQEKGTRTEKAPLGPPGGAPLHGPDETLPAWKRGTFWNSPPPFPPASGAELGLQGAAGLNLVLVSTLARERRRRRRWNPLAPFFAKKIYKWEGSEMKMSAPRHLAPSPAPLIWSG is encoded by the coding sequence atgcCCACTCCCTCCAGGCCAAAGGAAGCCCTCCAGCCCcctggaggggagggagtgacAGAAAGGGGTTTCCCAGCCCCCTCTCCATTCAGGACGCCCAGAGGGCCTCGAGAAAAACCGGGGCTCACTGTGTTGTCCCCTAAAGCGGGTCAAGAAGCACATACTAGAAATATAAACCGggtatttaaaaaaggaattttaaagaaTAACCCCTCCTCCGTCAGATCCCCTGCCCCACCGAGGGAGGTAGGAGaaaccttccttcctccccacccgCCCCGGCCCCCTCCCCAGAGACCTCAGCCTTTTCCAAAGTCGCCAAAAACCCACATCAAGCCGGATCCTTACGgcccccccaccctccccaaaACCAACCCCACCCGCTGGCAGGACGGCCCCTGCGGCCGAGAACTGAGCTGCCCCTCTCAGCGGCCAGGATTCCTCGTGCCAAGAATCGCCTGCCTTAAAGTCTGGGGAGGGGCCTGCGGCGGGCGCCCAGCACCCACGGGCGAGCACccttcccaccccatcccagGCCGCAGAGGACGGGGGAGCTCCCACATGCGGGTAAATTCCAGACGCTCCCGCCCCGCCCCGTCTGTTGAGTTCACTTTACCTTTAGGCACCTTCGTGGAGCGCAGGGAAGGACGCAGCTCCGGACACGGGAGACCACGCCCAGGCTCTCAGGAGAAGGGGACCCGGACGGAGAAGGCGCCGCTGGGGCCGCCCGGAGGAGCCCCTCTGCACGGGCCCGACGAGACGCTTCCTGCGTGGAAGCGTGGAACCTTCTGGAATTCACCGCCCCCCTTTCCGCCCGCGTCGGGGGCTGAACTGGGCTTGCAGGGGGCAGCGGGGTTGAACCTGGTGTTGGTTTCCACTCTCGCCAGAGAGAGAAGACGCCGAAGAAGGTGGAATCCGCTTGCTCCATTTTTTgccaaaaaaatttacaaatgggaaGGGTCGGAAATGAAGATGAGCGCCCCCCGCCACCTCGCGCCCTCCCCTGCTCCTCTCATCTGGTCTGGGTGA
- the ONECUT3 gene encoding one cut domain family member 3, with product MELSLESLGGLHSVAHAQAGELLSPGHARSAAAQHRGLVAPGRPGLVAGMASLLDGGGGGGGSAGGAGGAGSAGGAGGGADFRGELAGPLHPAMGMACEAPGLGGTYTTLTPLQHLPPLAAVADKFHQHAAAAAVAGAHGGHPHAHPHPAAAPPPPPPPQRLAASVSGSFTLMRDERAALASVGHLYGPYGKELPAMGSPLSPLPNALPPALHGAPQPPPPPPPPPLAAYGAPGHLAGDKLLPPAAFEPHAALLGRAEDALARGLPGGGGGTGCGGAGSGSAAGLLAPLGGLAAAGAHGPHGGGGGPGGSGGGPSAGAAAEEINTKEVAQRITAELKRYSIPQAIFAQRILCRSQGTLSDLLRNPKPWSKLKSGRETFRRMWKWLQEPEFQRMSALRLAACKRKEQEQQKERALQPKKQRLVFTDLQRRTLIAIFKENKRPSKEMQVTISQQLGLELNTVSNFFMNARRRCMNRWAEEPSTAPGGPAGATATFSKA from the exons ATGGAGCTGAGCCTGGAGAGCCTGGGGGGCCTGCACAGCGTGGCCCACGCGCAGGCAGGCGAGCTGCTGAGCCCGGGCCACGCGCGCTCGGCGGCGGCGCAGCACCGCGGCCTGGTGGCGCCCGGGCGCCCGGGCCTGGTGGCCGGCATGGCGAGCCTGCtggacggcggcggcggcggcggcgggagcgCCGGGGGCGCGGGCGGCGCGGGCAGCGCGGGCGGCGCGGGCGGCGGCGCGGACTTCCGCGGGGAACTGGCGGGCCCGCTGCACCCGGCAATGGGCATGGCCTGCGAGGCGCCGGGCCTGGGCGGCACCTACACGACGCTCACGCCCCTGCAGCACCTGCCGCCGCTTGCGGCAGTGGCCGATAAGTTCCACCAGCACGCGGCGGCCGCGGCCGTGGCCGGGGCGCACGGCGGCCATCCCCACGCGCACCCGCACCCGGCGGCCGCGCCGCCCCCGCCACCCCCGCCGCAGCGTCTGGCGGCTAGCGTGAGCGGCAGCTTCACCCTCATGCGCGACGAGCGGGCGGCGCTCGCCTCCGTGGGCCACCTCTACGGACCCTACGGCAAGGAGTTGCCCGCCATGGGGTCGCCGCTGTCGCCGCTGCCCAACGCGCTGCCGCCCGCGCTGCACGGCGCCCCGcagcccccgccgccgccgccaccccCGCCGCTGGCTGCCTACGGCGCGCCAGGCCACCTGGCTGGGGACAAGCTGCTGCCGCCCGCCGCCTTCGAGCCGCACGCCGCGCTGCTGGGACGCGCGGAGGACGCACTGGCCCGCGGGCTGCCCGGAGGCGGCGGCGGCACAGGCTGCGGCGGAGCGGGCAGCGGGAGCGCTGCGGGGCTGCTGGCGCCGCTGGGCGGGCTGGCGGCGGCCGGGGCGCACGGGCCGCACGGGGGAGGCGGCGGCCCCGGCGGGAGCGGCGGCGGCCCCAGCGCGGGCGCAGCGGCCGAGGAGATCAACACCAAGGAGGTGGCGCAGCGCATCACGGCGGAGCTGAAGCGCTACAGCATCCCGCAGGCAATCTTCGCGCAGCGGATCCTGTGTCGCTCTCAGGGCACGCTCTCCGACCTGCTGCGCAACCCCAAGCCGTGGAGCAAGCTCAAATCCGGCCGCGAGACCTTCCGCAGAATGTGGAAGTGGCTGCAGGAGCCAGAGTTCCAGCGCATGTCGGCGCTGCGCTTGGCAG CCTGCAAGCGCAAGGAACAGGAGCAGCAGAAGGAGCGCGCGCTGCAGCCCAAGAAGCAGCGCCTGGTGTTCACCGACCTGCAGCGACGCACGCTGATCGCCATCTTCAAGGAGAATAAGCGGCCGTCCAAGGAGATGCAGGTCACCATCTCGCAGCAGCTCGGCTTGGAGCTCAACACCGTCAGCAACTTCTTCATGAACGCGCGGCGCCGCTGCATGAACCGCTGGGCTGAGGAGCCCAGCACGGCCCCCGGGGGCCCCGCCGGCGCCACGGCCACTTTCTCCAAGGCCTGA